The Actinomyces lilanjuaniae genome segment CAGACCTGAGGCGGGGCTCCGCTAACCACGGCTTCCGCCCCTCTCCCGTCTCCACCGCCCCCCTGGCCTGGCTTACCCAGCGAGAGGAGACTGTTGTGATTGAGGCTGTGGAGCTGACAAAGCGGTTTGGTGACAAGACGGCTGTGGACCGGGTGTCCTTCACCGCGGAGCCTGGGACCGTCACGGGCTTCCTGGGGCCCAACGGAGCCGGAAAGTCCACCACGATGCGCATGATCATGGGGCTTGACCGCCCCACCGGTGGCAGTGTGCGGGTCAACGGGCGCGCCTACCGGGACCTGGGCGCCCCGCTGTGCGAGGTCGGCGCCCTGCTGGACGCCAAGGGAATGCACGGCTCGCGCAGCGCCCGGGCGCACCTGACCCAGCTGGCGGTGTCCAACGGCATCCCCACCAAGAGAGTCAACGAGGTACTGGAGATGACCGGGCTGATGAACGTGGCTCGCAAACGGGTCAAGGGCTTCTCCCTGGGCATGGGTCAGCGCCTGGGGATCGCCGCAGCCATGCTGGGCGACCCCGGGGTGCTCGTCCTGGACGAGCCGGTCAACGGGCTGGACCCCGAGGGCGTCAAGTGGGTACGCGAGACCTGTCGTGCCCTAGCCTCCCAGGGACGCACCGTGTTCATCTCCTCCCACCTGATGAGCGAGATGGCCCAGACCGCCGACCAGCTCCTGGTCATCGCCCGGGGACGCATCCTGGCGCGCGGCCCGGTTGACGAGATCATCGCCCAGGCCACCAGCGACGTCGTGCGCGTGGTCTCCCCCCAGGCTGACACCCTGGCCCAGGCCCTGGCCTCCCGGGGTGTGGAGACCTCCAGCCCCAGCCCCGGCACCCTGACCACCACAGCCGCACCAGCACATGTGGTCGGTGACATCGCAGCAGCAGCCAGGGTCACCCTCCACGAGCTGACCACTCAGCACGCCAGCCTGGAGGAGGCCTACCTCACCCTGACTTCTGGCGAGACCGAGTACACCACCGGGCAGGCCACGGGAGGGAGTGCCCCCGCCCGCCAACAAGCACCGGCCACCGTCTAGCGCCGCCCGGCCCGCAAGCCCAGGGCCACACCTGCCGCGCGCCAGTCCCCACCCACTACAGCTTTGCCAAGGAACTACCATGACCACCCCAGCAGCCAGCACAGCACCCACCCGGGCAGCCAACGCCGTGTCCGACGCAGTCCCCGCCCCCAGCACAGCCCCTTCCGCCAGACGCCCCTACCGCAGCCGTGTCACCGGACGCCAGACCTTTGCCCGCGCCGTCTACGCAGAGTGGGCCAAGATCCGCAGCCTGCGCTCTACCTGGATCACCAGCGGCCTCGCCCTCTTCCTGACCGCCTTCTTCGGAGCCGCCATCGCTATCACCTACGCTGCCGAGGAGGCCTACAGCGACGCGATAGACAGCATCACAGGCGGTATCGTCTTCGGCCAGATCGTCATCTCCGTCCAGGCTGCCCTCACCGTCACCGGCGAGTACGCCTCAGGACAGATCCGCTCCTCCCTAGCCGCCGTCCCCCACCGGGGCAGGCTCCTGGCCGCCAAGGCGGTCGTCGTCTCCGCCCTGGCCTTCCTCCTGGGCCTGGTCTCCGTCCTCGTGGCCTGGGGGGCGTCCGCCCCGTTCCTGGGTGAGCACGCCGGGTCCCTCACAGACCCCGAGTACCTGGGATACTTCTGGGGAACCGGTCTGGCCTTCACGGGTATCGCGCTGATGTCCCTGGGTCTGGGCTTCCTCCTGCGCTCCACCGCCGGGACGATCACCGTCGCCGTCGTCCTGCTGTTCATCCTGGACCTCCCCCTGGGCCTGGCCGCAATGCGGTGGGACGTCGCTGCCGAGATCGACGGCCTCCTACCCGGCAACAGCGCCACAGCCGTACAGGACCCCTTCGCCCGGACAGTCGACTGGGCCTCGTCGGGTACCTCGTTCTTCCTGGAGCAGTGGCAGGCTGCCGCCGTCTTCGCCGCCTGGGCGATCGTGCCCGTCATCATCGGCTGGATCGTCCTCTCCCGGCGTGACGCCTAGGTCAGGCACCTAGGTCCTAGGTAGAGACAGGTAGACAACGTGGTCACCACCCAGCCCCTGGCTGGCAGCCCTCACGCGGGCCGGCCCAAGCACCCTGCGATCGGGGAGCGGGTCGGCCCGCTGGCCTACCAGCGCCCACCGCAACACACCTCGCCCCGCTGGCAGGCTCCCGGTTGGCGAGGCCGCGGTGGCACACTGGCCCCGATGCCCGACTCTTCTCCCAGCCTCGACACCGCTCCTGCTCAGGCGGCTCCGGTGGAGGCACGCGACACCACCCGTGACCGTGGCTCTGCGCGACACCTCCTGCGCGGCCTCGCCCGCTCACTGACATCCTGGTACCGCAGTCACCCCACCTGGGTGGACGGCACTATCGCCGTGGCGGTCCTGCTGACCAACATCCTCATGGCCCACCTGGCCCTCCATCAGTACGGGGAGTCGCTGTCCTCCGTCCCGGCCCTGGTCGCACGCTACCCCCTGGCGCTTGCCGCCTGGCTGTGCGGTGCTATGGCCCTGACCCTGCGGCGGCGTCACCCCGTGGTGGCGTGGCTGGCTCTGCTGACTCTGCTGCCCCTGTATGAGCAGCTCCTCCTGTGGGTCCACCGACCGCCTACGACCGAGGAGTTCGGGCTGGCCGCTGTCGTCATCACCATATTCGCCTGGCTAGGCGTACCCATCACCCTGGGAACAGTCGCCGCTCGCAGCCGCCCGCTGACAACCTGGGCCGCCTGGATCACGACAATGGCCGTCTTCTACCTAACAGCGGTCTTCATTGAGGGCTACCCTGCGACCTCGGGGCAGACGCTTCAGGTGATGCTCCAGATGACACTTATCTTTCTCGTCACGGTACTGACGGGGCTGAACCTACGCTCGGCACGCCTACGCGTCACCGAGGTGGAGGTGCGCTCCTCGCGCCTGGCGCTGGCTCGCGAACAGGAGGCCCTGCTGGCTGCCTCCAACGAGCGCAGTCGGATCGCCCGGGAGATGCACGACGTCGTCGCCCACTCCCTGGCTGTCATGATCACCATGGCTGACGGCGCGGCGGCTACCATCGACCGCGACCCGGCTACCGCTAGGAAGGCCCTGGAGACTCTGGCGGAGACCGGGCGCGGGGCACTGGCGGACACCCGCCGCCTGGTCGGCGTGCTGCGGGAGGACCCCGCGCTGACCGGGGTCGGGCAGGACACCGGTAGCCCGCCCGTCTCCGGGGATCAGCCCTCAGACCCTACCGAGGACGCCCCTGAGGTTGGCGGGGCGCCGCCCCCACCCGGCCCTCGCCCTGCCGAAGGAGCCGGAGACACGAAGGGCAACGACCCCGGCCCCTCCCGGAGCGCGGCAGCTAGGTCCCGGGCAGCCCAGACGGGAACCCGGTCATCTCGCTCCCCCGAGGTGCGCGACCTGCCTGTCCCGGAGTTCGCACCTCCGGGGACCGTGGCGGCTGTCGAGCCCAGCGCCCCGATCGCCGACCTGCGCCGGGAGGCTACCGACCACGACTCGGACTCCTCCGCAGGGGCAACCCCGCTGGCTCCGGCCCCGGAGCAGGCGGATATCGCCGGGCTGGTGGAGCGCTTCCGCGCCGCTGGGGTCCCGGTGGACTACACGTGGTCTGGTGAGGCGCTGCCTGAGGACAAGGCCCTCCAGCTGACAGTGTTCCGTATTGCTCAGGAAGCCCTGACCAACATCCTGCGCTACGCTCCTACCTCACCGCGGGTGGCAGTCACCGTCGAGCGTCACACTGGCACGGCTGTCCTCACCGTGGACAACGAGGCGGCTCCCGGAGCCCGCCCGATGCACGGCTCCGGCAAGGGCCTCATCGGCATGCGGGAGCGGGCCGCGGTCTATGGCGGGAGCGTCCAGGCCGGACCGACCGCCACGGGCTGGCGGGTCCGCGCGGTCCTGCGCTGGGACGAGAAGAACGAAGGAACACTGTCATGGCAGATGCCCCTGTGAACGACGCGGCTCCGGCCGACGGTGGCGCCGGTGCGGGTACCCCAGAGGAGCCCGCACCGGTAACCGTCCTCCTGGCTGACGACCAGTCCCTTATGCGTATGGGCTTCCGCATGGTGCTGGACGCTGAGCCAGGTATCCACGTCGTCGGCGAGGCCTCCGACGGGGCCACTGCAGTCGCCCAGGCCCGGGCGCTGGGACCTGACGTCATCCTTATGGACGTGCGCATGCCGGGGATGAACGGTATCGAGGCGACTGAGACGATCGTGCGGGAGCTCCCCGGCACCCGGATCCTGATCCTGACCACCTTCGACCTGGACGAGTACGCCTTTGCCGGGCTACGCGCCGGGGCCTCGGGGTTCCTCCTCAAGGACACGCGTCCGGCGGACCTGGCGGCCGCGATCCGTACGGTGGCCTCCGGCGAGGCCGTGGTCTCCCCCCGGGTCACCAGGAGGATGCTGGAGATGTTTGCCTCCTCGCTGCCGGAGGACCGGGAGAGGGCCTCCATCTCCCAGGACCCGCGCATCACCTCCCTGACCCCCCGGGAGAAGGAGATCCTGCTGCTCATGGCCCGGGGGATGTCCAACGCGGAGATCGCCGACCAGCTGGTGGTGTCTGCCACCACGGTCAAGACCCACGTCGGCAACGTGCTGACCAAGCTGGACGTGCGTGACCGGGTCCAGGCCGTCGTCCTCGCCTACGAGTCGGGGCTTATGGCCTAGGAGCAGGACCCGGCTCCGGCCTCCCACCGGCTGAAGCTGTCATAGCCGTTGCTACGCGGATAGCGGTGGTAGCTGTCAAGGTGCAGCAGCAGGTCGGCCCGCAGCTGCGCCCCCAGGGAGCCTGGGATGAACGCGACAACGACCTGGTCCTGGCGCACCGTACCGGTCAGGATGTCCACCGCCCGGCAGGCGTCCCGCTGGTCGTCAAACATCATGACCACCGCGGTGTCGGAGGTGACCGCACACCGGCACGGCAGGTCCTCCGTGCAGGTCTGCTCCGTGGTCTCCCGCGCGTTCGGCATCAGCTCGGGATTGAACGCCTCCAGCCCCACAGCCCAGTCCGCCAAGCCGTCATCACGCTGCTGCGCTTGGCGGGTCATCATGGCTGCACACCGCAACGCCCCCGTACAACAGGGCCAGGACCGCCACCACGATGACGATCCCCCTGAGCTGGCCCCACAACGCGCCACGTCCTGCCACCATGACCACACCCTACGGACAGCGACGGATAATCCAGGGAAGGTCGTCCAGGGCGTCCGTGGAGCGGTAGTAACTGTCAAAATGCAGCAGCAGGTCGGCGCGCTGCTGCACGCTCAAGGCACCGGGGGTGAACTGGACGGCGAGCCAGTCGTGACGCACCGTACGCGGCAGGGTGTCCGCCGCCCGGCAGGCGTCCCGCTGGTCGTCAAACATCATGACCACCGCGGTGTCGGAGGTGACCGCCCACCGGCACGGCAGGTCCTCCGTGCAGGTCTGCTCCGTCGTCTCCACCGGGTCAGGAAATACCTCGGAGTCATAAGACCCCAGAAATATAGCCCAGTCCGCCGGAATGTCGTCACGACGCTCCACCATAAATGTGAAAGCAACAAAACCCCCGACGAAAATGCCAAGGATTGCCACCAAAACCAGAACGCTCCTGAGTCGCCCCTCCGAGGGTCCCGCAACTAGCATGTCAACACAACATCCCTCATCCCTGAGTCAGCATCCTTCATCGCCCTGAGCATAGACGCACACACGCCACGCCGAGAGAAACTATTCAAGCCCATCCCGCCAGTTACACAGGTGGTCCGGGAAAGTAAGCATCCACAACGGCTTGTTGGCGCGTGCCATCTCAAAGTCCCAGTGAACTCCCGCGCCGAAGACCGGGCGCCCAAAGATAACATGGCAGTCATACTGCTGCCGGATCGTCGGCTTGTCATCAGCCCGAGGCAACTTATCCACTACCTCAGACCACCCCGCAGTCATGAGAATACCGTTCGCCGCTTCAGTCCCAACCCCAGATATTACTGCGGGGCCGTAGTACCAGTATCTCCCCCAGTTAGATAGCACAACTGAAAGCACATCGTCTCCATACCCTCTGGTGCCTGGCCGGTTGTACACCGCCTCCCCGAACAGATCGATGCCCAGCCACGGGTCGGCCACCACGGGGTAGGCGGCTCCGCCAGAGTGGTGCTCGATCACCTGGGTGACCACCACGCCGCCGGAACTGGTCTCCTCGACCTCGTAGCGGGTAGCCAGCTCGGTGCCGTTGACGTCCTTGGCCCACGGTGGGGTCAGGCCCCCGAGGAACTCGCCCTCGGCGGAGGTGAACACCACCCCGCCGTCCTCCTCGGTCACCTCGGCAGTCGCTCCCTCGGGCAGACCCACCTGGAAGGGGAAGCGCTCGGGCGCGTCCGCGGACTCCACCATGAGGGCCACCTGGGCTGAGCCGTCCTCCTTGACCACCGGCACGGAGGTGAACCCCTGCTCGTTGGCGAAGGAGACCACCCCGTCGCCCACCGGCACGGCGGTCTCAGAGGTCTCAGCGTAGGGCAGGGTGACACTGACCTCCTTGCCCTGCTGTGAGGTCAGGTGGATCGGTGTGCTGGGGTCCTCGGAGACCACCGTGTCGGTGACGTCGGTGTCCACCGTCAGCACCTGGCTGGTGCTGGTGCTCGGCGTCACCGCCGCGACGTCCTCCAGAAGGTTCCCTCCGGGCACGGCCGCCAGGGTCTCCCGGACAGTCTCCGGGTCGGTGGCCCCAGACGTGGAGACGCAAAGGCAGAACAAGCGGGCTACATCTCCGGCGCCGCAGCGGGCGCGTGGAGGCGCTGCTGTGTGGCCTCCAGGCCCAGGGCCACCACCTGCTCCACGGCGTCGGCTGCCTGCTCCAGAGTCACCGCCAGGGCCTGCCGCTCCCGGGCAGGGACGTCCTCCAGCACGTAGTCCGCCGGGTCCTGACGCCCCGGAGGGCGCCCGATCCCCACGCGGAGCCGGGCGTAGCCCCGCGTACCCAGGGCGGAGGAGACCGACCTCAGGCCGTTGTGCCCGCCTTCACCGCCGCCGCGCTTGAGCCGCAGGACGTGAGCA includes the following:
- a CDS encoding ABC transporter ATP-binding protein — translated: MIEAVELTKRFGDKTAVDRVSFTAEPGTVTGFLGPNGAGKSTTMRMIMGLDRPTGGSVRVNGRAYRDLGAPLCEVGALLDAKGMHGSRSARAHLTQLAVSNGIPTKRVNEVLEMTGLMNVARKRVKGFSLGMGQRLGIAAAMLGDPGVLVLDEPVNGLDPEGVKWVRETCRALASQGRTVFISSHLMSEMAQTADQLLVIARGRILARGPVDEIIAQATSDVVRVVSPQADTLAQALASRGVETSSPSPGTLTTTAAPAHVVGDIAAAARVTLHELTTQHASLEEAYLTLTSGETEYTTGQATGGSAPARQQAPATV
- a CDS encoding ABC transporter permease subunit, which gives rise to MTTPAASTAPTRAANAVSDAVPAPSTAPSARRPYRSRVTGRQTFARAVYAEWAKIRSLRSTWITSGLALFLTAFFGAAIAITYAAEEAYSDAIDSITGGIVFGQIVISVQAALTVTGEYASGQIRSSLAAVPHRGRLLAAKAVVVSALAFLLGLVSVLVAWGASAPFLGEHAGSLTDPEYLGYFWGTGLAFTGIALMSLGLGFLLRSTAGTITVAVVLLFILDLPLGLAAMRWDVAAEIDGLLPGNSATAVQDPFARTVDWASSGTSFFLEQWQAAAVFAAWAIVPVIIGWIVLSRRDA
- a CDS encoding sensor histidine kinase; this translates as MPDSSPSLDTAPAQAAPVEARDTTRDRGSARHLLRGLARSLTSWYRSHPTWVDGTIAVAVLLTNILMAHLALHQYGESLSSVPALVARYPLALAAWLCGAMALTLRRRHPVVAWLALLTLLPLYEQLLLWVHRPPTTEEFGLAAVVITIFAWLGVPITLGTVAARSRPLTTWAAWITTMAVFYLTAVFIEGYPATSGQTLQVMLQMTLIFLVTVLTGLNLRSARLRVTEVEVRSSRLALAREQEALLAASNERSRIAREMHDVVAHSLAVMITMADGAAATIDRDPATARKALETLAETGRGALADTRRLVGVLREDPALTGVGQDTGSPPVSGDQPSDPTEDAPEVGGAPPPPGPRPAEGAGDTKGNDPGPSRSAAARSRAAQTGTRSSRSPEVRDLPVPEFAPPGTVAAVEPSAPIADLRREATDHDSDSSAGATPLAPAPEQADIAGLVERFRAAGVPVDYTWSGEALPEDKALQLTVFRIAQEALTNILRYAPTSPRVAVTVERHTGTAVLTVDNEAAPGARPMHGSGKGLIGMRERAAVYGGSVQAGPTATGWRVRAVLRWDEKNEGTLSWQMPL
- a CDS encoding response regulator is translated as MADAPVNDAAPADGGAGAGTPEEPAPVTVLLADDQSLMRMGFRMVLDAEPGIHVVGEASDGATAVAQARALGPDVILMDVRMPGMNGIEATETIVRELPGTRILILTTFDLDEYAFAGLRAGASGFLLKDTRPADLAAAIRTVASGEAVVSPRVTRRMLEMFASSLPEDRERASISQDPRITSLTPREKEILLLMARGMSNAEIADQLVVSATTVKTHVGNVLTKLDVRDRVQAVVLAYESGLMA
- a CDS encoding DUF2599 domain-containing protein — protein: MPGGNLLEDVAAVTPSTSTSQVLTVDTDVTDTVVSEDPSTPIHLTSQQGKEVSVTLPYAETSETAVPVGDGVVSFANEQGFTSVPVVKEDGSAQVALMVESADAPERFPFQVGLPEGATAEVTEEDGGVVFTSAEGEFLGGLTPPWAKDVNGTELATRYEVEETSSGGVVVTQVIEHHSGGAAYPVVADPWLGIDLFGEAVYNRPGTRGYGDDVLSVVLSNWGRYWYYGPAVISGVGTEAANGILMTAGWSEVVDKLPRADDKPTIRQQYDCHVIFGRPVFGAGVHWDFEMARANKPLWMLTFPDHLCNWRDGLE